One Micropterus dolomieu isolate WLL.071019.BEF.003 ecotype Adirondacks linkage group LG23, ASM2129224v1, whole genome shotgun sequence DNA window includes the following coding sequences:
- the LOC123963355 gene encoding shaker-related potassium channel tsha2-like, which translates to MTVVPGENLDETVALAALSAQDVYDPERVENQECCERVVINISGLRFETQLKTLAQFPSTLLGDPRKRMRFFDPLRNEYFFDRNRPSFDAILYYYQSGGRLRRPVNVPVDIFMEEIKFYELGEDVIENFKEDEGFIKEEERPLPDSEFQRQVWLLFEYPESSGPARGIAIVSVLVILISIVIFCLETLPEFREEARTFDEKLAVNGTARAKKPNPFTDPFFIVETLCIIWFSFELLVRFLACPSKPAFFKNIMNTIDIVAIMPYFITLGLELAEHQGNGQQAMSLAILRVIRLVRVFRIFKLSRHSKGLQILGKTLQASMRELGLLIFFLFIGVILFSSAVYFAETDDPESGFSSIPDAFWWAVVSMTTVGYGDMCPVTIGGKIVGSLCAIAGVLTIALPVPVIVSNFNYFYHRETEHEEQFQYTHVTCGQQQPQFGEFKKSDSKPSLSKSDFLDSEDADSIKYTNCSPHKAYTGKLTDV; encoded by the coding sequence ATGACAGTGGTGCCCGGAGAGAACCTGGATGAGACTGTGGCACTGGCCGCGCTGTCAGCCCAGGATGTGTACGACCCGGAGAGAGTCGAGAACCAGGAGTGCTGCGAGCGGGTGGTCATCAACATCTCCGGGCTGCGCTTCGAGACGCAGCTGAAGACACTCGCCCAGTTCCCCTCCACCCTGCTGGGGGACCCGCGCAAGAGGATGCGCTTCTTCGACCCGCTGAGGAACGAGTATTTCTTCGACAGGAACAGACCCAGCTTCGATGCCATCCTCTACTACTACCAGTCCGGGGGCAGACTCCGGCGACCCGTCAACGTGCCAGTGGACATTTTCATGGAGGAGATTAAATTTTACGAACTGGGAGAGGACGTGATTGAGAATTTTAAGGAGGATGAGGGGTTTATTAAGGAGGAAGAGCGCCCGCTGCCCGACAGCGAGTTCCAGCGGCAGGTTTGGCTCCTGTTCGAGTACCCGGAGAGCTCCGGACCCGCCAGGGGGATCGCGATAGTTTCCGTGCTGGTGATCCTCATCTCTATTGTGATTTTCTGCTTGGAGACTTTACCCGAGTTCAGGGAGGAAGCCAGAACGTTTGACGAGAAGCTGGCGGTGAACGGCACCGCGCGCGCAAAGAAGCCAAACCCGTTCACAGACCCGTTTTTCATCGTGGAGACGCTCTGCATCATCTGGTTCTCCTTCGAGCTGCTGGTCAGGTTCCTCGCCTGTCCGAGCAAACCCGCGTTCTTTAAGAACATCATGAACACCATCGACATCGTGGCCATCATGCCCTACTTCATTACGCTGGGGCTGGAGTTAGCAGAGCACCAGGGGAACGGACAGCAGGCCATGTCGCTGGCCATCCTCAGGGTCATCCGCCTGGTCCGGGTTTTCCGGATCTTCAAGCTCTCCAGACACTCCAAGGGACTCCAGATCCTCGGGAAGACCCTGCAGGCCAGCATGAGGGAGCTGGGACTGCTTATATTCTTCCTCTTCATAGGGGTCATCCTCTTCTCCAGCGCGGTGTATTTCGCGGAGACCGACGACCCAGAGTCGGGCTTCAGCAGTATCCCGGACGCGTTCTGGTGGGCGGTGGTGTCTATGACAACGGTGGGCTACGGGGACATGTGTCCTGTTACCATCGGGGGTAAAATCGTCGGCTCCCTGTGCGCAATCGCCGGAGTGTTGACCATCGCGCTCCCGGTGCCCGTCATCGTCTCCAACTTCAACTACTTCTACCACCGGGAGACGGAGCACGAGGAGCAGTTCCAGTACACGCATGTGACCTGTGGCCAGCAGCAGCCGCAGTTTGGGGAGTTCAAGAAGAGCGACAGCAAGCCGTCTCTGTCCAAGTCCGACTTCCTGGACAGCGAGGACGCGGACTCCATCAAATACACCAACTGCAGCCCGCACAAAGCCTACACCGGGAAGCTCACCGATGTTTGA